GAAGGAGGGTTCCCTCTTGCAAAAGGAACGCCACCAAACAACGCTCGATGAATCAAACCTTAAAACGATTATGCTTAATCTGCAGGAAAAGATTAATGATCAAACCATCTCAGAAGATGGCCAGATCTTAACCACACTCATTAACGACCTGCGTCCTCACTTCAGTGGAGCAGGCAATGAATAAAATTCCTTTAACGAAGTAAAGCGTGTCTGACACGCTTTACTCTAATAAAGGATTAGGAACAAAGGGAGTGAAGTTGATGGAACGTACATATGCGGTTGTGTTAGCAGCTGGTAAAGGAACGAGAATGAAGTCAGATCTTCCGAAAGTCCTTCATCCGGTTTGTGGAAAGCCGATGGTTGAACATATTACAGATCTACTGAAAGACCTCTCTATGAACGAAATCGTTACCGTAGTGGGGCACAAACACGAAATGATAGAAGAGCAACTTGGGGACTCTGTCACCTATGCTCACCAGAAGGAGCAGCTAGGAACGGCTCATGCTGTTGGGATGAGTGCTGAGAAGCTGGCGGATCAGGAAGGGACTACGGTCATTGTGACAGGCGATACGCCGCTTATTACAAGTCAGACCATTCAGAACCTACTCGATCACCACCGTGAAACGAAAGCGGCAGCTACGATCTTAACGATGTTGCCTGAAGATCCAACAGGGTACGGACGCATTGTTCGGAATGAAGACGGAAACGTAGAACGAATTGTAGAACAAAAAGATGCCACACCAGAAGAACAAGCTATTGGTGAAGTCAATACAGGCATCTTCTGCTTTGATAACAAGTTGTTATTCGAATCCTTAGACCAAGTTGGAACAAATAACAATCAAAGCGAATACTATCTGCCTGATGTCATAGAAATATTAAAAGAACAAGGTTACACCATTTCAGCTAACTCCACGGAAGATGTAGCTGAAGGACTTGGCGTCAATGATCGCATCCAACTGGCTAAAGCAGAGAAGATTATGCAGGACCGAATCATTGAAGGCCATATGAAAAACGGTGTTTCCTTCGTCGATCCGTCCACAAGTTACGTCGAGAAAGACGTCACGATTGGACAAGATACACTGATAGAACCTCGAGCTCATTTAAGAGGAAAGACGGTGATTGGTTCTTACTGCGTCATTGGTCCAGATGTTGATCTTAAAGACTTCGAAGCCCGGGACAAAACACGGGTGCAGAACTTCTCAATGACCAATGACATTTGTAAGATACCGATTCACTCATAAAGGGTGGGTCAGACCATTGTGAGAAAGATGAAAAGGATCGCAAAACAATACAAAATCCCGGCAATTCTTCTTGGTGTGATTATTGTAATAGGAGTGGCCGTCATGAGTGAAAGTCATCCAAAGACCAAAGCAACCTGGATTTGGGATCTGTCTAAGATTGAAGGAGATCCGAGTCAGCCTGTTTCCTTCTTGGAAGAAGAAGGTGTCAACCGGGTCTATCTTCATATTGATTTCGAAACCTTCAAACCAGGTCCTTATCGATCCTTTATTAAAGAAGCAACGAAAGCGGATATCGATGTATATGCGCTAGGAGGAGACCCGAACTGGGCGCTTCTAAAAAACCGTGACAGCCTCGATCGTTTTGCTTCCATTGTCCATGATTACAACAACATGGTTGGGGAAGATGAAGCCTTCAAGGGTGTTCACTTGGATATTGAGCCTTACCTTCTATCAGAGTGGAAGGAAGACAGTGACAATGTGAAGAATCAGTGGATGATGAATAGCGTTCATTTTATTCGCCAGGTGAAAGAAAAGGCAAACCTCGCCGTAAGCGGTGATTTTCCTTTTTGGATTCACAAAGAAAAAGTGCCTTATAAGGATCAAACGTTGAGTGACTGGATGATGGAACATTATGATTCCTTAACGCTGATGGCTTACCGCAATAAAGCAGAGGGGCCAAACGGCATTCAATCCATCTCAGAACCTATCGTTAACGAGGCACGTAAAAATGGAAAGACCGTCGTCGTTGGTGTCAACATCATCGATACGTCAGAAGGAAGCTACACGACGTTTCATGGAGACGCACCAGGTGCGATGAATGAAGAACTAGATGTTCTACAAAATGCCTACAAACGCCATGATGGCTACGAGGGCATAGCGATACATGATTATTCGCATTGGGTTGACCAAGCGAAATAATGATAAATAGATAGACTTTGTGAAAAATGCATCTCCCCCTAATTTATAGATGCAAAAAAAACGCCATCCACTCTAGTGGATGGCGTTTTTGTGTCGTCCGCTGCTATATGTGGATTAGGGCTTGCTGGGGGACTACTCGCTTTCCTGCGGGGAGCCTAGGGGAGCCTCCTCAGACGGCAAGCCGTCTTCCGGGGTCTCCCCTAGGCTCCTTACCCCGCGGGAGTCTCGCAGTCCCCCAACAAGCCCAAGGACTCGTCCCTGATGTTTGGTGGTGCTGGGAGTGTCTGGGGAACGACTCGCTTTCCGTGGGCGAGCTGTCGAGCCTCTTCACTCACTTCGTTCCCTCCGGGGTCTCGTCGACCTCTTTCTCCCACAGGAGTCTCCCCGTTCCCAAGACACTCCCTTGCTTAATAAGAGTTACCGATTTCCATAAGAAATCAACCTCATCCCTGTGAGTCATATTAGGCGCATTTCCGTTTCTTCCCATTAGGCAAAGGTGGTCCTCAGAAATTGCGAGACTCCCGCGGGCAAACGGTCGGACGAGACCCCGGAGGCCATGCTTGAAGTGAACCCCAAATTTAGGACTTCTATTTGTTAGAAATTGTTAGTTATGCAGCTAGTTGATGCTTTTCTCTATAAGAGATTGGACTTGTTTTCAATTTGGATTTAATTCGATCATGGTTATAGTAATGCATATATTCATCAAGCTCTTGTTTGAAGTGATCTACACTATTAAATTCGCTTATGTAAAGGAATTCTGACTTCATAATTCCAAAAAAGTTTTCCATGACGGCATTGTCGAGACAGTTTCCTTTGCGAGACATACTTTGTGTAACGCCATATTCTTTAAGAGCTGTGCGGTATTGAGGCATTTGGTAATGCCAGCCTTGGTCTGAGTGTAAGAGAAGGTCATCGCCTTCTTTAAGGCGTCCTAGAGCCTTGTATAACATCTTTTCTACTAAAGAATAGGTAGGGCGATGGCCAATCGTGTATCCGATCACTTCTCCGTTATAAAGATCTAAAACAGTAGATAGGTACAGCTTTTCACCAAATACTTTGAACTCCGTGATATCTGTAACCCATTTCTGATTAGGAAATTCGGCTTCAAAGGCGCGTTCTAACAGGTTTTGAGCGATTTGGCCAACTTTCCCTTTATAAGATTTATATTTTTTCACACGAACCACACTTGAAAGACTCAATTCTTTCATTAGACGATAAACTTTCTTGTGGTTTACATGATGCCCTGTGTTCTCTAATTCTTGTTGAACACGTCGGTATCCATAACGACCTTTATGTTTATGGTAGATGGACATGATGCGCTCTTTTAAGCCTTGATCTGGATCAGGTTTATTGATTTTGGAAAGATGGTAGTAAAAATTACTTCTAGATAAACCAGCCATCTTAATTAATTCGTGAAACGGATAGGTGGACCTTAATTCATTCACTACTTGCGTTTTTTCGCTTTTGGTGATTTTTCCTTTTCGTGAATTAAGGTTCTTAACTTTTTTAGATAAGCGTTCTCCATACGTAGGTACTCGACTTCTTTTTGAATAGCTTCAGTATCTATTGCCTGGTCTTTTTTATCATTTTTCTGGTTGTTGGTTTCTTCTGATGACATTCTGGCAGCCCTCTCTTTAGGTGATTCGAGGGCTGCCATACCGCCTTTTTTCCATTTCTTCTTCCACCTACGGACCATAGAGGGATCCGGGATCTGAAAAATGGCTGAGGCAGCCCGAATC
The nucleotide sequence above comes from Pontibacillus chungwhensis. Encoded proteins:
- a CDS encoding sugar phosphate nucleotidyltransferase; its protein translation is MERTYAVVLAAGKGTRMKSDLPKVLHPVCGKPMVEHITDLLKDLSMNEIVTVVGHKHEMIEEQLGDSVTYAHQKEQLGTAHAVGMSAEKLADQEGTTVIVTGDTPLITSQTIQNLLDHHRETKAAATILTMLPEDPTGYGRIVRNEDGNVERIVEQKDATPEEQAIGEVNTGIFCFDNKLLFESLDQVGTNNNQSEYYLPDVIEILKEQGYTISANSTEDVAEGLGVNDRIQLAKAEKIMQDRIIEGHMKNGVSFVDPSTSYVEKDVTIGQDTLIEPRAHLRGKTVIGSYCVIGPDVDLKDFEARDKTRVQNFSMTNDICKIPIHS
- a CDS encoding IS3 family transposase (programmed frameshift), translating into MGRFTPTEKLQAAQEYINGGVSYRDLEKRLNIDNSVIRYWVQLYTYHGEQAFHFLYTNYTAAFKLKIVQFIEKSSYSIRAASAIFQIPDPSMVRRWKKKWKKGGMAALESPKERAARMSSEETNNQKNDKKDQAIDTEAIQKEVEYLRMENAYLKKLRNLNSRKGKITKSEKTQVVNELRSTYPFHELIKMAGLSRSNFYYHLSKINKPDPDQGLKERIMSIYHKHKGRYGYRRVQQELENTGHHVNHKKVYRLMKELSLSSVVRVKKYKSYKGKVGQIAQNLLERAFEAEFPNQKWVTDITEFKVFGEKLYLSTVLDLYNGEVIGYTIGHRPTYSLVEKMLYKALGRLKEGDDLLLHSDQGWHYQMPQYRTALKEYGVTQSMSRKGNCLDNAVMENFFGIMKSEFLYISEFNSVDHFKQELDEYMHYYNHDRIKSKLKTSPISYREKHQLAA